One Streptomyces sp. NBC_01237 genomic region harbors:
- a CDS encoding sensor histidine kinase produces the protein MQHRSEPPHPDRAPGPHPGRPPDAGPVRPPGADPDLTAGDPDARWLALLMHAAFFLLLGASLTRFLMRHPGEDRTPWIIALSVVLAALYLVGPVLGSRPTPRRLTWLGILVVVWMVLVVLAPSFAWCAVPLFYTGLRILPPRAALALVALLTAFVVAAQLRLATGFDPNLVLAPPAVAAVATAVFVHMQRQAVRQRELAARQRELIDDLLRTRRELAATERREGTLAERQRLSMEIHDSLAQGLSSQQMLLQAADRTWENDPAAARRHVRTATGIAERNLAEARRFVHDLAPADLAEGGGLEAALHALAARETAQTQGAVAVRCHVEGTAHTALPDRVQSALLRIAQGALANVREHAGATAAGLTLTHLDDRVVLDIADNGRGFTPSAPEPRPAGGVRGHGLPAMRARVRQLGGTLTIESAPGEGTVLSAVVPLTPVPPPVPRNGPQNPPEESA, from the coding sequence GTGCAGCACCGCAGCGAGCCGCCGCACCCCGACCGTGCCCCGGGCCCGCATCCCGGTCGTCCCCCGGACGCCGGCCCCGTCCGTCCCCCCGGCGCGGATCCCGACCTGACCGCCGGCGACCCCGACGCCCGCTGGCTGGCGCTCCTCATGCACGCCGCGTTCTTCCTGCTGCTCGGCGCCTCGCTCACCCGGTTCCTGATGCGGCACCCCGGCGAGGACCGCACCCCGTGGATCATCGCGCTGTCGGTCGTCCTCGCCGCGCTCTACCTGGTGGGGCCGGTGCTCGGTTCCCGCCCGACGCCCCGCAGGCTGACCTGGCTCGGGATTCTCGTCGTCGTCTGGATGGTGCTGGTCGTCCTCGCGCCGAGCTTCGCGTGGTGTGCGGTGCCGCTGTTCTACACGGGGCTGCGGATACTCCCACCGCGTGCCGCACTCGCCCTCGTCGCGCTGCTGACCGCGTTCGTCGTCGCCGCACAACTGCGGCTGGCGACCGGTTTCGACCCGAATCTGGTGCTCGCCCCGCCCGCCGTCGCGGCCGTGGCGACCGCCGTCTTCGTCCATATGCAGCGCCAGGCGGTACGCCAGCGGGAACTGGCCGCACGGCAGCGCGAGCTGATCGACGACCTGCTGCGTACGCGGCGCGAACTGGCCGCCACCGAACGCCGCGAAGGCACCCTCGCCGAACGCCAGCGGCTCTCCATGGAGATCCACGACTCCCTCGCGCAGGGTCTCTCCAGTCAGCAGATGCTGCTCCAGGCCGCCGACCGCACCTGGGAGAACGACCCGGCCGCCGCCCGCCGCCATGTCCGTACGGCGACCGGTATCGCGGAGCGCAACCTCGCCGAGGCCCGCCGCTTCGTCCACGACCTGGCCCCGGCCGATCTCGCGGAGGGCGGCGGTCTGGAGGCGGCGCTGCACGCACTCGCGGCCCGTGAGACGGCCCAGACACAGGGCGCGGTCGCCGTCCGCTGCCATGTGGAGGGCACCGCGCACACCGCGCTGCCCGACCGGGTGCAGTCGGCACTGCTGCGGATCGCCCAGGGGGCCCTGGCGAACGTACGCGAGCACGCGGGAGCGACGGCCGCCGGACTGACCCTGACGCACCTGGACGACCGGGTGGTCCTCGACATCGCCGACAACGGCCGGGGCTTCACCCCCTCGGCGCCGGAGCCGCGCCCGGCGGGCGGCGTACGCGGCCACGGGCTGCCCGCGATGCGGGCCCGGGTGCGCCAGCTCGGCGGAACACTGACGATCGAGTCCGCACCGGGCGAGGGAACGGTGCTCTCGGCTGTCGTCCCGCTCACCCCCGTACCGCCCCCCGTTCCGCGCAACGGCCCGCAGAACCCCCCGGAGGAATCCGCATGA